The following coding sequences are from one Achromobacter sp. B7 window:
- a CDS encoding type II secretion system protein GspD — protein MIAKPVVMAAFFTLLLGGCAAPESLKRALGGDAPTTAERLAAGRAKLDKNPNDIEAGKDVARDGVTLTREILQRVRVKMDAGDDEAALQDVLELLTINPGNMRAQQLKTQLEQRVHLNAELAEAVRLQFDHPREALYKVNRILQEQPGFPSAEALRAQLQRRDVGRQSVKPRLADALRKPVTLNFKAQPIVQILDTISLAAGVDFVLDPDVQTTMPASIMARQTTAEDAINLLLRTNQLEKKVLDAHTLLIYPSRPDKDKEYRELMVRVFYLNHADATHVLAALRQISAPKNVHLDERANAVLVRDTPEVMAVVERVVAALDIAQSEVTMDVQVLEVNASDELEVGVDYPSDLRFSVLPQGENGRITVGDLLGLNQGKIGVTSRNDLSAALNLLQKRGKTKVLANPKIRVRNMEKASIKIGEKVPVVTTTNANGVVTESVNYQDVGLILQVEPRISLSNEVSVRVSMEVSNLKGEVKTAGGGVVYPMSTRNAETVMTARDGETQVLAGLVNQQQTRSSSGVPGLSVMGWLGSLFGGQKKTDQNTEIVLLLTPHIERSMALPSAADSYFPSGTESRVTVMPMTTQAPAAPEAAATGGDAPALDAVLAKPPF, from the coding sequence ATGATTGCAAAACCTGTCGTAATGGCCGCATTCTTCACCCTGTTGCTGGGCGGATGCGCGGCCCCGGAATCACTGAAACGCGCACTGGGCGGCGACGCGCCGACCACTGCTGAACGCCTGGCCGCCGGCCGCGCGAAGCTGGACAAGAACCCCAACGATATCGAAGCGGGCAAGGACGTGGCGCGCGATGGCGTGACGTTGACCCGCGAGATCCTGCAACGTGTGCGCGTCAAGATGGACGCGGGCGATGACGAGGCCGCGCTGCAGGACGTGCTGGAGCTGCTGACGATCAACCCTGGCAATATGCGCGCCCAGCAACTCAAGACGCAGCTGGAACAACGTGTGCACCTGAACGCCGAGCTGGCCGAAGCGGTGAGGCTGCAATTCGACCACCCGCGCGAGGCCCTGTACAAGGTCAATCGCATCTTGCAGGAGCAGCCTGGCTTTCCGTCAGCCGAAGCGCTGCGCGCCCAGCTGCAACGCCGCGACGTCGGCCGCCAATCGGTCAAGCCCCGGCTGGCCGACGCGCTGCGCAAGCCCGTGACGCTGAACTTCAAGGCGCAACCCATCGTGCAGATCCTGGACACGATTTCGCTGGCGGCCGGCGTGGACTTCGTGCTGGACCCGGACGTGCAGACGACCATGCCGGCCAGCATCATGGCCCGACAGACCACCGCCGAAGACGCGATCAACCTGTTGCTGCGGACCAATCAGTTGGAAAAGAAGGTGCTGGATGCGCACACCCTGCTGATCTATCCGTCGCGCCCGGACAAGGACAAGGAGTATCGCGAGCTGATGGTGCGCGTGTTCTACCTGAACCATGCCGATGCCACGCACGTGCTGGCGGCGTTGCGGCAAATCAGCGCGCCCAAGAACGTGCACCTGGACGAACGCGCCAATGCCGTGCTGGTGCGCGACACGCCTGAAGTGATGGCGGTGGTGGAACGCGTGGTGGCGGCGCTGGACATCGCGCAGTCGGAAGTGACGATGGATGTGCAGGTGCTGGAGGTGAACGCCAGCGACGAACTTGAAGTGGGCGTGGACTACCCCAGCGACCTGCGGTTTTCCGTGCTGCCCCAAGGTGAAAACGGCCGCATCACGGTGGGCGACCTGCTGGGCCTGAACCAGGGCAAGATCGGGGTGACCAGCCGCAATGATCTGTCGGCGGCGCTGAACCTGCTGCAAAAGCGCGGCAAGACCAAGGTGCTGGCGAATCCCAAGATCCGTGTTCGCAACATGGAAAAGGCCAGCATCAAGATCGGTGAAAAGGTGCCGGTCGTGACCACCACCAACGCCAATGGCGTGGTGACGGAATCCGTCAACTATCAGGACGTGGGCCTGATCCTGCAAGTAGAGCCCCGTATCAGCCTGAGCAATGAAGTCAGCGTGCGCGTCAGCATGGAAGTCAGCAACCTGAAGGGCGAGGTCAAAACGGCTGGCGGCGGCGTCGTCTACCCGATGAGCACGCGCAATGCGGAAACCGTGATGACGGCGCGTGATGGCGAAACGCAGGTGCTGGCCGGCCTGGTCAACCAACAGCAGACGCGCAGCAGCAGCGGTGTGCCCGGACTGAGCGTGATGGGCTGGCTGGGCAGCTTGTTCGGCGGTCAGAAGAAGACGGACCAGAACACGGAAATCGTGTTGCTGTTGACGCCGCATATCGAACGTTCGATGGCCTTGCCGTCGGCTGCCGACAGCTACTTCCCGTCGGGCACCGAGTCGCGCGTCACCGTCATGCCGATGACCACCCAGGCGCCCGCCGCCCCGGAAGCCGCGGCGACGGGCGGCGACGCCCCGGCGCTGGACGCGGTGCTGGCCAAGCCGCCGTTCTAA
- a CDS encoding type II secretion system protein — MRKQSGFTLIEMMAAMTLLALLLSVALPFSALVKQRAQERELRQSLHTLRNAIDAYYQASREGKVDKPLDRSGYPPDLESLVKGVQNKTDPNGGMLYFLRRLPKDPMCENCENRSAADTWDTRSYDSSVDAFSSGRDVFDVRSKSQRRGLNGVPYKEW, encoded by the coding sequence ATGCGCAAGCAATCGGGTTTCACGCTGATCGAAATGATGGCGGCCATGACCTTGCTGGCCCTGCTGCTGAGCGTTGCGCTGCCGTTCTCGGCGCTGGTCAAGCAACGCGCACAGGAGCGCGAGCTACGGCAAAGCCTGCACACGCTGCGCAACGCCATCGACGCGTATTACCAGGCCAGCCGCGAGGGCAAGGTGGACAAGCCGCTGGACCGCAGCGGTTATCCGCCGGACCTGGAATCCCTGGTCAAGGGCGTGCAGAACAAGACGGACCCCAACGGCGGCATGTTGTATTTCCTGCGCCGCCTGCCCAAGGACCCGATGTGTGAAAACTGTGAGAACCGCTCGGCGGCCGACACCTGGGATACCCGAAGCTATGACAGTTCGGTCGATGCGTTTTCATCGGGACGCGACGTGTTCGACGTGCGTTCAAAAAGTCAAAGAAGGGGCCTCAATGGCGTTCCGTACAAAGAATGGTAG
- a CDS encoding type II secretion system protein has translation MAFRTKNGRRGCAGFTLIELMAVMAIIGALMSLVAPSFFKSNDRARETVLRHNLQSIRHAIDDYRADHGNNPDSLDVLVADKYLRELPMDPVTGKRDSWLPQNGDAPGVNDVISGATGRGLDGLDYARW, from the coding sequence ATGGCGTTCCGTACAAAGAATGGTAGGCGCGGCTGTGCCGGCTTTACGCTGATTGAGCTGATGGCGGTCATGGCTATCATCGGTGCGTTGATGTCGCTGGTGGCGCCGTCGTTTTTCAAAAGCAACGACCGTGCGCGCGAAACGGTGTTGCGTCACAACCTGCAATCGATCCGTCACGCTATCGACGATTACCGCGCCGACCATGGCAACAATCCCGATTCGCTGGATGTGCTTGTGGCCGACAAATACCTGCGCGAGCTTCCCATGGACCCGGTGACGGGTAAACGCGACAGCTGGTTGCCGCAGAACGGGGATGCGCCGGGCGTGAACGATGTAATCAGCGGCGCGACCGGCAGGGGGCTGGATGGGTTGGACTATGCGCGGTGGTGA
- a CDS encoding type II secretion system protein → MLVMAVATGLTAVVQPWSMQKLRDQEAELLFVGQQYQRALASYYLSGTAPAYPKTMEALLKDDRVSFTRRHLRRLYADPITGSTEWGIVKSPDGGIMGVYSLSEKKPIKQDGFDAELGDMSGKSSYQDWKFVFMGVNQHITH, encoded by the coding sequence ATGCTGGTTATGGCGGTGGCCACGGGGCTGACGGCGGTGGTGCAGCCCTGGTCGATGCAAAAGCTGCGCGACCAGGAGGCCGAGCTGCTTTTCGTCGGCCAGCAATATCAACGAGCGCTGGCGTCGTATTACCTGTCCGGCACCGCGCCGGCCTATCCCAAAACCATGGAGGCCTTGCTCAAGGACGACCGCGTGTCGTTTACGCGCAGGCACCTGCGCCGGCTGTACGCTGACCCGATAACAGGCAGCACGGAATGGGGCATCGTCAAATCGCCCGACGGCGGCATCATGGGGGTATATAGCCTGTCGGAAAAAAAGCCCATCAAGCAGGATGGTTTTGATGCCGAGTTGGGCGATATGTCAGGAAAATCCAGTTATCAGGATTGGAAGTTTGTATTTATGGGCGTTAATCAACACATCACTCATTAA
- a CDS encoding response regulator transcription factor: protein MIVAILEDSPTQVEWVTKLLQSHGHQAFSRRDGDGFIALLQQQRVDVVLLDWEVPGASGLAVLKWARCNLAPNMPILMLTQRDDEESIVQALNMGADDYLQKPVRERELLARMGAQLRKSQRGEATASQFQVGHFAFNLEAKTLTVDGRPVSLPTREFDLATMLFRSPGRIITKDALCQHIWGTVDRKYDASLATYVSNLRSSLGLRSRNGYVIATVYNYGYRLERMY from the coding sequence ATGATCGTCGCCATTCTTGAAGATTCGCCCACTCAGGTCGAGTGGGTCACCAAACTGCTGCAAAGCCACGGCCACCAGGCCTTCTCGCGTCGCGATGGCGACGGCTTCATCGCGCTGCTGCAACAACAGCGCGTGGACGTCGTTCTGCTTGACTGGGAAGTGCCCGGCGCATCGGGCCTTGCGGTACTGAAGTGGGCGCGATGCAACCTGGCGCCCAACATGCCCATCCTGATGCTGACGCAGCGCGATGACGAGGAAAGCATCGTGCAGGCGCTGAACATGGGCGCCGACGACTACCTGCAAAAGCCGGTGCGCGAACGTGAGTTGCTGGCCCGCATGGGCGCACAGCTGCGCAAATCCCAGCGCGGCGAAGCCACCGCGTCGCAGTTCCAGGTGGGCCATTTTGCGTTCAACCTGGAAGCCAAGACGTTGACCGTGGACGGGCGCCCCGTCAGTTTGCCCACGCGGGAATTCGATCTGGCCACGATGCTGTTCCGCAGCCCCGGCCGCATCATCACCAAAGACGCGTTGTGCCAGCACATCTGGGGCACCGTTGACCGCAAGTACGACGCCAGCCTGGCAACCTATGTCAGCAACCTGCGTTCGTCATTGGGCCTGCGCTCGCGCAATGGCTATGTGATCGCTACCGTGTACAACTACGGCTACCGCCTCGAACGCATGTATTAA
- a CDS encoding sensor histidine kinase KdpD encodes MKFLIWPYTRLGARKNDALLFCNLGIILLCFAMPSDGQPLTAAAPGVLADFGILAGLALFSVIAGQSKMRLRALGWLIGFWLLAAFVVITARRWTPMVAPVVGVALAYISVVRWRMATRGARRERVLARTAAPVDAPAVTHAKPNCARDNEVMLQMMHDLRSPLSTILVMVEKQSAESDCPKQEAFAQSVRDLAQYSLTVAQDFMHLSRAERLDKANFLPVSMLDVGQEAADQTLLLAERKGIDVHIRECGEKLWVSGDYCMLQRAVINLLDNAIKYSNPSTRITLCLKRQGDMARISVIDEGIGIADSVMPQLCEAFFQVQPGSRDGVGMGLALVATVVDAHGGKLSVSSRPGKGSEFSLTFPLTPMPCAEGNRQEARSGYRTGLNPAS; translated from the coding sequence ATGAAATTCCTGATTTGGCCTTATACGCGCCTGGGCGCCAGAAAAAACGATGCGCTGCTGTTCTGCAACCTGGGCATCATCCTGCTGTGTTTTGCCATGCCCAGCGATGGGCAGCCCCTGACGGCGGCCGCGCCCGGCGTGCTGGCGGACTTCGGCATTCTGGCGGGCCTGGCGTTGTTCAGCGTGATCGCGGGCCAATCGAAAATGCGCTTGCGGGCATTGGGTTGGCTGATCGGGTTTTGGCTGCTGGCCGCTTTTGTCGTGATCACGGCACGCCGCTGGACGCCGATGGTGGCGCCCGTGGTGGGCGTGGCGCTGGCGTACATCAGCGTAGTCCGCTGGCGCATGGCCACGCGGGGCGCGCGCCGTGAACGTGTCTTGGCACGCACGGCCGCGCCGGTGGATGCGCCTGCCGTAACCCACGCCAAGCCGAACTGCGCTCGCGACAACGAAGTGATGCTGCAAATGATGCATGACCTGCGCAGTCCGCTGTCGACGATCCTGGTGATGGTGGAAAAGCAAAGCGCCGAAAGCGATTGCCCCAAGCAGGAAGCCTTTGCGCAGTCCGTGCGTGACCTGGCGCAGTACAGCCTGACCGTGGCGCAGGACTTCATGCATCTTTCCCGCGCGGAGCGCCTGGATAAGGCGAATTTCCTGCCCGTTTCGATGCTCGACGTGGGCCAGGAAGCCGCCGACCAAACCCTGTTGCTGGCCGAGCGCAAGGGCATCGACGTGCATATCCGCGAATGCGGGGAAAAGCTGTGGGTGTCGGGCGACTACTGCATGCTGCAACGCGCCGTCATCAACCTGCTGGACAACGCGATCAAGTATTCCAACCCGTCCACACGCATCACGTTGTGCCTGAAGCGCCAGGGCGATATGGCCCGCATCAGTGTGATCGACGAGGGTATCGGCATTGCGGATTCGGTCATGCCGCAGCTGTGCGAGGCGTTTTTTCAGGTGCAGCCCGGCAGCCGTGACGGCGTGGGCATGGGCTTGGCGCTGGTGGCCACGGTGGTGGATGCGCACGGCGGAAAATTGTCGGTCAGTTCGCGTCCTGGGAAGGGAAGCGAGTTTTCGCTCACATTTCCATTGACGCCGATGCCGTGCGCGGAAGGCAATCGCCAGGAAGCGCGGTCCGGTTATCGAACGGGCCTTAATCCCGCCTCATGA
- a CDS encoding lytic polysaccharide monooxygenase has translation MTKTTLRGAAAKLGLPVAALTQAVLMAMAPTTASAHGSMIDPPSREYACHKFDTPWNNPKFSGCGKANDLIGNWQSNLIGGVFNNHKDLIPDGLLCAGGKDSWKALDGDHQWPTTVVTPDANGNAQFKYLQTAPHITTYFKTYISKDSYDPKRGLRWEDLELIGDTGFLPRPEVVNAVTPLDVKIPAHFTGKRVIYSVWQRDPSDAKEGFYSCSNVEVMPANVQWQASGALQGGQVNVGSKMTLRVFDLSRAGDLESHSIIVKAGEEKAAQWMYALAKEVNNKSSVIKVGKMQSNGQVLPQQSDTENQVYGLNKKVGFAIDQKAAEPVDPPPVVINAPTAQLTGPATANAGERVSLSAKGSNNGGGTLKFQWTAPAGITASALNQADLSFTAPTLTQDKSYSFTVKVTNEKGSSSKTHSVLVKKQAQTGGGTDGGNTGGNEGGNTGGNDGQTGQYPAYKEGTTYAAGDKVTNGGKVYECKIWPVTAWCSASPLHYAPGKGLAWQQAWDLVK, from the coding sequence ATGACTAAAACCACATTGCGCGGTGCAGCCGCCAAGCTTGGCTTGCCGGTCGCGGCGCTGACGCAGGCTGTGCTCATGGCCATGGCGCCGACGACCGCTTCGGCTCACGGTTCCATGATCGATCCCCCGAGCCGGGAATATGCTTGCCACAAGTTTGATACTCCTTGGAATAATCCCAAGTTCTCCGGTTGCGGCAAAGCGAACGACCTTATTGGAAACTGGCAGTCCAACTTGATCGGCGGCGTGTTCAACAACCACAAGGATCTTATCCCTGATGGCCTGCTGTGCGCGGGCGGAAAGGACAGTTGGAAGGCGCTGGATGGCGATCACCAGTGGCCCACCACGGTAGTTACGCCTGACGCCAACGGCAATGCGCAGTTCAAGTACCTGCAAACGGCACCGCACATCACCACGTACTTCAAGACCTACATCAGCAAAGACAGCTACGACCCCAAGCGCGGCCTGCGCTGGGAAGATCTGGAACTGATCGGCGATACCGGCTTTCTGCCGCGCCCGGAAGTCGTGAACGCCGTTACGCCCCTGGATGTCAAGATTCCCGCCCACTTTACCGGCAAGCGCGTGATTTACAGCGTGTGGCAACGTGACCCGAGCGACGCCAAGGAAGGTTTCTACTCTTGCTCGAACGTGGAAGTGATGCCTGCCAACGTGCAATGGCAAGCCAGCGGCGCGCTGCAAGGCGGCCAAGTCAACGTCGGCTCGAAGATGACCCTGCGCGTGTTCGATCTGAGCCGTGCCGGCGATCTGGAAAGCCATTCGATCATCGTCAAGGCCGGTGAAGAAAAGGCCGCCCAGTGGATGTACGCCCTGGCCAAGGAAGTCAACAACAAGTCGTCCGTCATCAAGGTCGGCAAGATGCAGTCCAACGGCCAAGTCTTGCCGCAGCAAAGCGACACCGAAAACCAGGTCTATGGCCTGAACAAGAAGGTTGGCTTCGCGATTGACCAGAAGGCTGCCGAGCCGGTGGATCCGCCGCCCGTCGTCATCAATGCGCCTACGGCTCAACTGACTGGCCCGGCAACGGCCAATGCTGGCGAGCGCGTTTCGCTGTCGGCCAAGGGTTCGAACAACGGTGGCGGTACGCTGAAGTTCCAGTGGACGGCTCCGGCTGGCATCACCGCTTCGGCGCTGAACCAGGCTGACCTGAGCTTCACGGCTCCGACGCTGACGCAAGACAAGTCCTACTCGTTCACCGTCAAGGTCACGAACGAAAAGGGTTCGTCGAGCAAGACGCATTCGGTCCTGGTCAAGAAGCAAGCCCAAACCGGCGGCGGCACTGACGGTGGCAACACCGGCGGTAACGAAGGCGGCAACACCGGCGGCAACGACGGTCAGACCGGCCAATACCCGGCCTACAAGGAAGGCACCACGTACGCAGCTGGCGACAAGGTCACCAACGGCGGCAAGGTCTACGAGTGCAAGATCTGGCCCGTGACCGCATGGTGCAGCGCTTCGCCGTTGCACTACGCTCCCGGCAAGGGCCTGGCTTGGCAGCAAGCTTGGGACCTGGTGAAGTAA
- a CDS encoding lytic polysaccharide monooxygenase, translating to MAKFKLTLVGGLVLAAVSGSVLAHGTMSHPKARILHCHAGSQSEGCAAFKAQGGSVYDWREVWQKPGGEKTVATTPGDRLCDGGTKPSHRGLNALAQWPITTLKPDANGNVTLKWNHTVAHRTKSLQFFITKMPYDSTKPLQFSDFEKFCEQRDFTPAAAGEGREQEYSCTLPAGKTGRHLIMSVWNTNHVGDGVTSGESYRACGDVNIEGVSNVIKPSDIGALYSIGETKVGDSLVWRLADPKRNGEYLEQLRVPLDENAVQGERWTQVLGNAVNGTSKRVRIGQLGADGKTVTPIVGVDKSHVYSMDGSKYHFVVTKEAAEIKPDPVVIPPLSSITGPVNVQAGQKVQLSGSASTGTDLKFSWTVPAGITVAVKDQPTLSFVAPTQTKDQQYSFMLTTRNDKGASDATHVVTVKGKPEVIVDEGGNGGNGGNGGTGGNGGNGGTGDTPPAYKAGTAYKALERVTNLGKVYECKPWPYTNWCGQSPFHYEPGKGGYWTQAWDLVK from the coding sequence ATGGCGAAATTCAAATTAACTCTGGTGGGCGGCCTGGTACTGGCGGCCGTATCCGGTTCGGTTTTGGCTCACGGCACCATGTCGCATCCGAAGGCGCGCATCCTGCATTGCCACGCGGGCAGTCAGAGCGAAGGTTGCGCCGCATTCAAGGCGCAGGGCGGCAGCGTGTACGACTGGCGTGAAGTCTGGCAGAAGCCGGGCGGCGAAAAGACCGTTGCCACCACGCCGGGCGACCGCCTGTGCGACGGTGGCACCAAGCCGTCCCATCGCGGCCTGAACGCGCTGGCCCAATGGCCCATCACCACGCTCAAGCCGGACGCCAATGGCAACGTCACGCTGAAGTGGAACCACACCGTGGCCCACCGCACCAAGTCGCTGCAATTCTTCATCACGAAGATGCCGTATGACTCGACCAAGCCGCTGCAATTCTCCGACTTTGAAAAGTTCTGCGAACAGCGCGACTTCACGCCGGCCGCGGCGGGCGAAGGTCGTGAGCAGGAATACAGCTGCACGCTGCCCGCCGGCAAGACCGGCCGCCATCTGATCATGAGCGTCTGGAACACCAACCACGTGGGCGACGGCGTGACCTCGGGCGAGTCCTATCGCGCTTGCGGCGACGTGAACATCGAGGGCGTGTCCAACGTCATCAAGCCGTCGGATATCGGCGCGCTGTACTCCATCGGTGAAACCAAGGTGGGCGATTCGCTGGTGTGGCGTTTGGCTGACCCCAAGCGCAACGGCGAATACCTGGAACAGCTGCGCGTGCCGCTGGACGAGAACGCCGTGCAGGGCGAGCGTTGGACGCAAGTGCTGGGCAATGCCGTCAACGGCACGTCCAAGCGCGTGCGCATCGGCCAGTTGGGCGCTGACGGCAAGACCGTGACGCCGATCGTAGGTGTGGACAAGTCGCACGTCTATTCGATGGACGGCAGCAAGTACCACTTTGTGGTGACCAAGGAAGCGGCCGAGATCAAGCCGGACCCCGTGGTGATCCCGCCGCTGTCCAGCATCACCGGCCCGGTGAATGTGCAAGCGGGTCAGAAGGTGCAGCTGTCGGGCTCGGCCTCGACCGGTACCGACCTGAAGTTCTCGTGGACCGTGCCGGCCGGCATCACCGTCGCGGTGAAGGACCAGCCCACGCTGAGCTTCGTGGCGCCGACGCAAACGAAGGACCAGCAGTACTCGTTCATGCTGACCACGCGTAACGACAAGGGCGCATCGGATGCGACCCACGTTGTGACGGTCAAGGGCAAGCCGGAAGTCATCGTTGACGAAGGCGGTAATGGTGGTAATGGCGGTAATGGCGGCACCGGCGGTAACGGTGGCAATGGTGGCACCGGCGATACGCCGCCCGCCTACAAGGCCGGCACTGCCTACAAGGCGCTTGAGCGCGTGACGAACCTGGGCAAGGTCTACGAGTGCAAGCCGTGGCCCTACACGAACTGGTGCGGCCAGTCGCCGTTCCATTACGAGCCCGGTAAGGGCGGCTACTGGACCCAGGCCTGGGATCTGGTGAAGTAA
- a CDS encoding S8 family serine peptidase, with protein sequence MKNKIPFSMLVLALGTAFSAPGHAASADEPRPIYVRLKAEAPNPAQRTAPTPEVAGAMDALTRLTPGMEPLIPMSPMMRNYEDIAALERHNLTRYYKISAEMMRGRDAELLVKQLLENPLVESAQIEPVPMSIGDGLQADPAMAITRAAPGTPDYTKCDGAMAPTCQNYMQSPKPGYWPLGGVNAFEAQRLTGHYGANVRLISNEINHWDFDHVDLPKPFLHHGQYVEKPDSHDTMSAGIMFGQDNGYGVTGIVPQAQAGYTKYSPSGMVDLRNVLQAGDVVQIGVHYKFSNGCGPTTACWLPVEHVDVVYDAISYLTKEKGVHVVLAAANGAANLDDPWFRGRYDRTKRDSGAIYVGAADPVQGQVAWFSETGSRVDMFSWGGRVTTTDWKEGQHNLYTTAYSGTSSANPIIAGSVAWLQSLARERGLGNIPPKVMRQILVDSGNPVPIVNPARPIGVQPDLVRAAELLGGDSVGGQAPQAHVVGSVQANAGDKVVLSAADSTGKGLNYAWSSQPALTFVEQGVNGSFVAPENAKDVAYRITLKVTDSQGRSASTHHGVLVKAKAAGVCANAPAWDARKVYNVPNEAVSYNGKVYHQNYWNVDAAPDKNSAQYGKPWKMPESCDLEPTPIPLPVARISGPAEVAALQPATLSASGSTGQGLKYVWTSLDEIGLQANGATVTFYGPPLAQDRNLTFKLAVTDERGRTATATHVVKAKAKVVVPEVIAPQAKLSGPATVKGGERVVLSGKASTGTDLRYRWTVPAGISAGALDQADISFVAPTSTKDTPYRFTLTVSNSRGEVQASHTVTVQAQAAVGGHPQYKAGTIYKAGDKVVNVGKTFECKIFPYSGWCSQSPSHYAPGTGSHWRDAWMQR encoded by the coding sequence ATGAAAAACAAAATACCGTTTTCGATGCTCGTGCTGGCACTAGGCACGGCGTTTTCCGCTCCGGGGCATGCGGCGTCAGCCGACGAACCCCGGCCTATTTACGTTCGGCTGAAGGCCGAAGCTCCCAACCCGGCCCAGCGCACGGCGCCCACGCCCGAAGTGGCCGGCGCCATGGATGCGCTGACGCGCCTGACGCCCGGCATGGAGCCGCTGATCCCGATGTCGCCGATGATGCGCAACTACGAGGATATCGCGGCACTGGAACGCCATAACCTTACGCGCTACTACAAGATTTCGGCCGAGATGATGCGCGGCCGCGACGCGGAATTGCTGGTCAAGCAGCTGCTTGAAAACCCGTTGGTGGAAAGCGCGCAGATCGAGCCCGTGCCGATGTCGATTGGTGACGGCCTGCAAGCCGATCCCGCCATGGCGATCACGCGCGCGGCGCCCGGCACGCCGGACTACACCAAGTGCGACGGCGCAATGGCGCCGACGTGCCAGAACTATATGCAGTCGCCCAAGCCCGGCTATTGGCCGTTGGGCGGCGTCAACGCCTTCGAGGCGCAGCGCTTGACCGGGCACTATGGCGCGAATGTGCGTCTGATTTCGAACGAGATCAACCATTGGGATTTCGACCACGTTGATCTGCCCAAGCCTTTCCTGCATCACGGGCAGTATGTGGAAAAGCCCGATTCGCACGACACGATGTCGGCCGGCATCATGTTCGGGCAGGACAACGGCTATGGCGTGACGGGCATCGTGCCGCAAGCGCAGGCCGGCTATACCAAGTACAGCCCCAGCGGCATGGTCGATCTGCGCAACGTGCTGCAGGCCGGCGACGTGGTGCAGATCGGCGTGCACTACAAGTTCAGCAACGGCTGCGGCCCGACCACGGCATGCTGGTTGCCCGTGGAACACGTGGATGTGGTCTATGACGCCATTTCGTATCTGACCAAGGAAAAGGGCGTGCACGTGGTGCTGGCGGCGGCCAACGGCGCGGCCAACCTGGACGACCCGTGGTTCCGTGGACGCTATGACCGTACCAAGCGCGATTCGGGCGCCATCTACGTCGGCGCGGCCGACCCGGTGCAGGGCCAGGTCGCGTGGTTCTCGGAAACGGGCAGCCGCGTCGATATGTTCTCTTGGGGTGGGCGCGTCACCACCACCGACTGGAAGGAAGGTCAGCACAACCTGTACACCACGGCGTACAGCGGCACGTCGTCCGCCAACCCCATCATTGCGGGTAGCGTGGCGTGGCTGCAAAGCCTGGCGCGCGAGCGCGGCCTGGGCAATATCCCGCCCAAGGTCATGCGGCAGATCCTGGTGGACAGCGGCAACCCCGTGCCCATCGTCAATCCGGCTCGTCCGATCGGCGTGCAGCCCGATCTGGTGCGTGCGGCGGAGCTGCTGGGCGGCGACAGCGTCGGCGGGCAGGCGCCTCAAGCGCATGTCGTCGGCTCGGTGCAAGCGAATGCGGGCGACAAGGTGGTGTTGTCGGCCGCGGATTCGACTGGCAAGGGTTTGAACTATGCGTGGAGCAGCCAGCCCGCGCTGACGTTCGTTGAGCAGGGCGTCAACGGCAGCTTTGTTGCACCGGAAAACGCAAAGGACGTCGCCTACCGCATCACGCTGAAAGTGACCGACTCGCAAGGGCGCAGCGCGTCCACGCACCATGGTGTGCTGGTCAAGGCGAAGGCGGCGGGCGTGTGCGCCAACGCGCCCGCGTGGGATGCCCGCAAGGTGTACAACGTGCCGAACGAAGCGGTGTCGTACAACGGCAAGGTCTACCACCAGAACTACTGGAACGTGGACGCCGCGCCGGACAAGAACTCGGCGCAGTACGGCAAGCCGTGGAAGATGCCCGAGTCCTGCGACCTGGAGCCCACGCCGATTCCGCTGCCCGTTGCTCGCATCAGCGGTCCCGCTGAAGTCGCGGCGTTGCAGCCGGCCACCTTGTCGGCCAGCGGTTCCACGGGCCAAGGCCTGAAGTACGTGTGGACGAGCCTGGACGAGATCGGGCTACAGGCCAACGGCGCAACCGTTACGTTCTATGGTCCCCCGCTGGCGCAGGATCGCAACCTGACGTTCAAGCTGGCCGTGACGGACGAGCGCGGTCGTACCGCAACCGCCACTCACGTGGTGAAAGCCAAGGCCAAGGTCGTGGTGCCTGAAGTCATTGCGCCGCAAGCCAAGTTGAGCGGCCCCGCCACGGTCAAGGGCGGCGAGCGCGTCGTCTTGTCCGGCAAGGCATCCACCGGAACGGACCTGCGCTACCGCTGGACCGTGCCCGCGGGTATCTCCGCCGGTGCGTTGGACCAGGCGGACATCAGCTTTGTCGCGCCGACCAGCACGAAGGACACGCCTTACCGCTTTACGTTGACGGTGAGCAACTCGCGCGGCGAAGTCCAGGCCAGCCACACCGTGACGGTGCAGGCGCAGGCAGCCGTGGGTGGGCACCCGCAGTACAAGGCGGGCACCATCTATAAGGCGGGTGACAAGGTCGTGAACGTGGGTAAGACGTTTGAATGCAAGATCTTCCCGTACAGCGGCTGGTGCAGCCAGTCGCCGTCGCACTATGCGCCCGGCACGGGTTCGCATTGGCGCGATGCGTGGATGCAGCGTTAA